A stretch of Gossypium hirsutum isolate 1008001.06 chromosome A06, Gossypium_hirsutum_v2.1, whole genome shotgun sequence DNA encodes these proteins:
- the LOC107942886 gene encoding UDP-arabinose 4-epimerase 1, giving the protein MLNFARGRSQTRSTRSMPFAGMEYHDPKRKSNFVGKILMAAALTAVCIIMLKQSPTFGTPSQFSRHEEGVTHVLVTGGAGYIGSHAALRLLKESYRVTIVDNLSRGNIGAVKVLQELFPEPGRLQFIYADLGDAKAVNKIFSENAFDAVIHFAAVAYVGESTLDPLKYYHNITSNTLVVLEAMAAHGVNTLIYSSTCATYGEPEKMPITEETRQVPINPYGKAKKMAEDIILDFSKNSDMAVMILRYFNVIGSDPEGRLGEAPRPELREHGRISGACFDAARGIMPGLKVKGTDYNTHDGTCIRDYIDVTDLVDAHVKALQKAQPSKVGIYNVGTGKGRSVKEFVEACKKATGVDIKVDYLPRRPGDYAEVFSDPTKIRRELNWTAQHTDLEESLKTAWRWQKAHRDGYGAS; this is encoded by the exons ATGCTAAATTTTGCCAGAGGAAGAAGCCAGACAAGGTCAACCAGATCTATGCCTTTTGCTG GCATGGAATACCATGATCCCAAAAGGAAGAGCAATTTTGTAGGAAAAATCCTTATGGCTGCTGCCCTTACAGCCGTTTGCATCATCATGCTCAAGCAATCTCCCACATTCGGTACTCCAAGTCAG TTCTCCCGACATGAAGAAGGTGTAACTCATGTTCTTGTAACTGGTGGTGCTGGCTATATTGGTTCACATGCTGCTTTACGACTTTTGAAGGAGTCATACCGTGTAACTATTGTG GACAATCTTTCACGTGGAAACATAGGTGCCGTTAAGGTTCTACAAGAGTTATTTCCAGAACCAGGAAGGCTTCAATTCATTTATGCTGATCTGGGGGATGCAAAAGCT gtaaataaaatattttcagaaaatgCATTTGACGCTGTAATACACTTTGCGGCTGTTGCATATGTTGGGGAGAGTACACTTGATCCTCTCAA GTATTATCACAACATTACTTCAAACACCTTGGTGGTGTTAGAGGCAATGGCTGCTCACGGTGTTAACACTCTGATATACTCTAGTACATGTGCCACATATGGGGAGCCTGAAAAGATGCCAATCACGGAAGAAACCCGACAG GTTCCAATCAATCCATATGGAAAAGCTAAGAAGATGGCAGAAGATATCATCTTGGATTTCTCCAAGAATTCAGACATGGCAGTTATGATCCTAAG ATACTTCAATGTGATTGGGTCAGATCCTGAAGGAAGATTAGGTGAAGCTCCCAGACCTGAGTTGCGTGAGCATGGACGAATTTCAGGTGCTTGTTTTGATGCAGCTCGTGGTATTATGCCTGGTCTAAAG GTCAAGGGAACAGACTATAACACACATGATGGGACTTGCATACGAGATTATATCGATGTTACTGACTTAGTCGATGCTCATGTTAAAGCTCTTCAAAAGGCACAACCCAGTAAAGTAGGAATCTACAATGTTGGCACTGGAAAAGGTAGATCGGTAAAAGAGTTTGTAGAGGCCTGTAAGAAAGCAACAGGGGTAGATATAAAAGTTGATTATCTTCCCCGCCGACCTGGTGATTACGCCGAAGTATTTAGTGACCCAACTAAGATCAGGCGTGAACTGAACTGGACAGCTCAACATACCGATCTCGAGGAGAGTTTAAAGACTGCATGGAGATGGCAAAAGGCGCACCGTGATGGATATGGAGCCTCTTAG
- the LOC107942884 gene encoding G-type lectin S-receptor-like serine/threonine-protein kinase At1g11410, with amino-acid sequence MIQGSGIQGSTQQDLEEQEDNNERGKGDLEVPLFDFQTISIATNNFSLQNKLGQGGFGAVYKGILENGQEIAVKRLSKKSGQGIDEFKNEVLCISKLQHRNLVKLLGCCIEPHERLVIYEFMPNKSLDSFIFDEKQRILLDWPKRFQIINGIARGLLYLHQDSRLRIIHRDLKASNILLNYEMTPKISDFGLARSFGEDEIEANTTRVVGTYGYMSPEYAIDGLFSIKSDVFSFGVLVLEQCPKDRPDMATAVLILSSDNIPSLPQPKEPGYFATRIVHHNGDPSFSTNLSPPSNSLSITFPGPR; translated from the exons ATGATTCAAGGTTCGGGGATTCAAG GAAGCACACAACAAGACCTAGAAGAGCAAGAAGACAACAATGAAAGAGGGAAAGGAGATTTAGAAGTACCATTATTTGATTTTCAGACAATATCTATAGCCACTAACAATTTTTCACTACAAAATAAGCTCGGACAAGGTGGCTTTGGAGCAGTCTACAAG GGAATATTGGAAAATGGACAAGAAATTGCTGTGAAAAGGCTTTCAAAGAAATCAGGCCAAGGAATTGATGAGTTCAAGAATGAAGTGTTGTGCATCTCTAAGCTTCAACACCGCAACCTAGTCAAGCTTTTAGGGTGTTGCATTGAGCCACATGAAAGACTTGTGATTTATGAGTTCATGCCAAACAAGAGCCTAGACTCCTTTATATTtg ATGAAAAGCAAAGGATATTGCTAGATTGGCCTAAGAGATTCCAAATTATCAATGGAATTGCTAGGGGACTTCTTTACCTTCACCAAGATTCAAGACTTAGAATCATACACAGAGATTTAAAAGCTAGTAATATATTACTCAATTATGAAATGACTCCAAAGATTTCAGATTTCGGCTTGGCTCGAAGTTTCGGAGAAGACGAGATTGAAGCTAACACGACGAGAGTGGTTGGCACATA CGGCTATATGTCTCCTGAGTACGCGATCGATGGCTTGTTCTCTATAAAATCCGATGTATTCAGTTTCGGAGTTTTGGTGTTAG AACAATGTCCAAAAGACAGACCAGACATGGCAACTGCAGTTTTGATTCTGAGTAGCGACAACATTCCTTCATTACCTCAGCCTAAAGAACCAGGCTATTTCGCTACAAGAATTGTCCACCATAACGGTGACCCTTCTTTCTCGACCAATCTCAGCCCTCCATCTAATTCACTGTCCATAACATTCCCAGGACCTCGTTAG